In Kaistella faecalis, a genomic segment contains:
- a CDS encoding TrlF family AAA-like ATPase: MAIGKTEWDKLQWTDASIAQKKSIINSANIVFTAAESIENYNKAKEKLNSQNVNDFLFDCSDAHSFSTETSEKDRVGNCLNWLKSDISFHGLKQVLIEKESRLFVGDKPNINLRVNTNRTKYIESITINQVTGYDESSHGVWFRDIEIPLNPELVAIIGNKGNGKSALADIIGLCGDYNGRHDDFSFLNKKKFGENSGRISQNFEAKLKWLSGAESVKNLNHKTDSLHTEKVKYLPQGYFESITNESVEDFNKEIENVVFTHLEEDEKLGKTNFKELIDYKNSVSKEEIILLKGKLHSINESILNKEIKLNPLHQNSIEEHIKQRQDELDALIEPIAVTNPNDDPDHAEQNKNINDEVEELTNKINQQEDKIKATEELKGTLLIELNELKSVKQRIVNKIKEVVDFKNSLASEISKYENLDIDQLITVTSNLETLETLLSEKNMQYEVYKLSLDESISTDPTYKSEKAILKEYIERKEEIQKSLGEADKIYQHYLLEKKNWEDLKNKIIGTPTTHGTLEFYKKELNYLNTNLTSDIETDKIERLRLTKEIFDLKTSVLSTYQNVKQRIDNIICENNELLSEYPIEIEASFTLTSSFQKRFLDFISFNKAGTFYGKENAELQFRKLIENADISIFDGVSKLLENLVNPFFTDLREPEKKTYIENQVNDVVDLYDYLFSLDFVDYNYELRQGNKNLDQLSPGEKGALLLIFYLLLDNNDIPLIIDQPEDNLDNHSVANILVPFIKKAKSKRQIILVTHNPNLAVVADAEQVIYTELDKENNYKFSFKAGAIENPKINECIVKVLEGAMPAFNKRKLKYYENI, from the coding sequence ATTGCTATAGGTAAAACCGAATGGGATAAATTGCAATGGACAGATGCATCGATTGCTCAAAAGAAATCTATAATTAATAGCGCAAATATAGTTTTTACGGCAGCAGAGTCAATTGAGAATTATAATAAGGCGAAAGAAAAACTTAATTCACAAAATGTCAATGATTTTTTATTTGATTGCAGTGATGCCCATTCTTTTTCTACGGAAACATCTGAAAAAGATAGAGTTGGAAATTGTTTAAATTGGTTAAAGTCCGATATATCTTTTCATGGGTTGAAACAAGTTTTAATAGAGAAAGAAAGTAGATTGTTTGTAGGAGATAAACCTAATATTAATTTAAGAGTTAACACTAACAGGACTAAATATATTGAATCGATTACAATAAATCAAGTGACGGGATATGATGAAAGTTCTCATGGTGTCTGGTTTAGAGATATTGAAATACCTCTAAATCCTGAATTAGTTGCTATTATCGGTAATAAAGGAAATGGCAAAAGCGCTTTAGCTGATATAATAGGACTTTGTGGAGATTACAATGGAAGACATGATGATTTTTCTTTCTTGAATAAAAAAAAGTTTGGCGAGAATAGTGGCCGTATTTCCCAGAATTTTGAAGCAAAACTAAAATGGTTAAGCGGTGCTGAAAGTGTAAAAAATCTAAATCACAAAACTGATAGTCTACATACAGAAAAAGTAAAGTATTTACCACAAGGCTATTTTGAAAGTATTACTAATGAATCTGTAGAAGATTTTAATAAGGAAATCGAGAATGTTGTATTTACTCACTTGGAAGAAGATGAGAAGTTAGGAAAGACAAACTTCAAGGAACTAATTGATTATAAAAATAGTGTAAGCAAAGAAGAAATTATTCTGTTGAAAGGTAAATTACATTCTATTAATGAATCAATACTAAATAAAGAAATTAAGTTAAATCCTTTACACCAAAATAGTATTGAAGAACATATTAAGCAAAGGCAAGATGAGTTAGATGCTTTAATTGAGCCAATTGCTGTTACAAACCCTAATGATGATCCTGACCATGCAGAACAGAATAAAAATATTAATGATGAGGTCGAAGAGTTAACTAATAAAATAAATCAGCAAGAAGACAAAATAAAAGCAACTGAAGAGCTAAAAGGGACTCTTCTCATTGAGTTAAACGAGTTAAAATCAGTAAAACAACGAATTGTTAATAAAATTAAAGAAGTTGTTGATTTTAAAAATAGTTTAGCTTCAGAAATATCAAAATATGAAAATCTCGACATTGATCAATTAATTACAGTTACTTCAAATCTAGAAACTCTAGAAACACTGTTGTCTGAAAAAAACATGCAATACGAAGTTTACAAATTATCATTAGATGAATCTATTTCGACGGATCCTACATACAAATCTGAAAAAGCTATTCTAAAAGAATACATAGAAAGAAAAGAAGAAATACAAAAATCTTTAGGTGAAGCTGACAAGATTTACCAGCATTATCTGTTAGAAAAAAAGAATTGGGAAGATCTTAAAAATAAAATAATTGGTACTCCAACCACTCATGGTACGCTCGAGTTCTATAAAAAAGAACTAAACTATTTAAATACAAACCTCACAAGTGATATTGAAACCGATAAAATTGAAAGATTAAGATTGACTAAAGAGATCTTTGACTTAAAAACTTCTGTATTATCAACTTACCAAAACGTAAAACAACGTATTGACAATATTATTTGTGAAAACAATGAATTACTATCTGAATATCCGATAGAAATAGAAGCGTCTTTTACCCTTACTTCAAGTTTTCAGAAACGGTTTTTAGATTTTATATCTTTTAATAAAGCTGGAACTTTTTACGGAAAAGAAAATGCAGAATTACAATTCAGAAAACTAATTGAGAATGCGGATATTAGCATTTTTGATGGTGTTAGTAAGCTATTGGAAAATTTAGTAAATCCATTTTTTACTGATTTAAGAGAGCCAGAGAAAAAGACATATATTGAAAATCAAGTAAATGATGTGGTGGATTTGTATGATTATTTATTTTCCCTTGATTTCGTTGACTATAATTATGAATTACGACAGGGAAATAAAAATTTAGATCAGCTATCTCCCGGGGAAAAAGGAGCTTTGTTATTAATATTTTATCTGCTACTTGATAATAATGATATTCCATTAATCATTGATCAGCCGGAAGATAATCTCGATAATCACAGCGTTGCAAATATTTTAGTTCCATTTATTAAGAAAGCTAAATCAAAAAGACAAATAATACTAGTTACGCATAATCCAAATTTAGCAGTTGTCGCAGATGCAGAACAAGTAATTTACACTGAACTTGATAAAGAAAATAATTATAAATTTTCATTTAAAGCAGGTGCAATCGAAAATCCCAAAATTAACGAGTGTATTGTAAAAGTTTTAGAAGGAGCAATGCCTGCATTTAATAAAAGAAAATTAAAATATTACGAGAATATTTAA